Proteins from a single region of Eublepharis macularius isolate TG4126 chromosome 9, MPM_Emac_v1.0, whole genome shotgun sequence:
- the SUN2 gene encoding SUN domain-containing protein 2 isoform X1, whose product MSRRSQRLGTVRYYQSDEVDDGSSSSGGSSLLSGQQALFKDSSNSRSLRRKSNSVKRPSPTPSLGSNPAHTTYYSESVISESYLSDGRGRSVRGSTALDDPLNSHSYWNEELSLRRRGGTGGTESSKINGLAERKIYDTYASSSGYSSEDDYAGHTCLDQNASGSGFRNALSKAGAFLWLVLTSPGRFFGLLYWWIGTTWYRLTTAASLLDVFVLTRSYPVLKKLFLLLLLLLLLTAIGYGAWYFYPFGLHPSMFSWGAAKLSPPVTKKVYEAGDFTALYEAQQKVLSRLQALEKRFETLEDSASVLELQKGSASTGAALPQEDILVLLDGLVKRREMAMREDFHKETDLHLQNKLDAFQSEVQKDLDSLLQKVSETSQDTETRIAQMTSQWQRSTQEGLMSDFQREMGTLEAQLAGLKKEFVILAADEKALAKHVESLPGQIKRVQEDVEIQFPRWLSQFLAQPRQDGGGSLFLQHEEFQEQLRNLEHKILAKVSENQRLSARDVGVALQMEGVTGVTPEQVHHIVNQALKRYSEDRIGLVDYALESGGASVISTRCSETYETKTALLSLFGIPLWYHSQSPRVILQPDVYPGNCWAFQGSQGFAVVRLSSNIHPTAVTLEHIPRSLSPKGTIPSAPKDFSVFGLSEEGQQEGTHLGKFMYDQEGDPIQTFHFQDEDKSTAFQLVELRILSNWGHPEYTCIYRFRVHGELVS is encoded by the exons ATGTCTCGGCGAAGCCAGCGCCTCGGTACTGTCCGTTATTACCAAAGTGATGAGGTTGATGACGGTAGTAGCAGCAGTGGTGGGAGTTCACTGCTTAGTGGCCAGCAGGCCCTGTTTAAAGACAGTTCCAACAG CCGGAGCCTACGAAGGAAGTCAAACAGTGTAAAGCGTCCCTCTCCGACCCCGAGCCTGGGATCCAACCCTGCACATACCACCTACTACAGTGAGTCTGTGATTAGTGAGTCTTAcctgagtgatggcagggggcgtTCTGTCCGGGGCAGTACTGCTTTGGATGATCCACTGAACAGCCATTCTTACTGGA ATGAGGAGCTCTCACTTAGAAGAAGAGGAGGCACCGGAGGTACAGAGTCcagtaaaatcaatgggcttgcaGAAAGGAAGATCTATGACACCTATGCTTCTTCCTCGGGCTACTCCTCTGAGGATGACTATGCAG GCCATACTTGCTTGGACCAGAATGCCTCTGGATCTGGGTTCAGGAATGCACTCTCTAAAGCAGGCGCTTTTTTGTGGCTGGTGCTTACATCACCAG GCCGATTCTTTGGGCTGTTATATTGGTGGATTGGGACCACGTGGTACCGTCTGACAACTGCAGCCTCGCTCCTGGATGTCTTTGTCTTAACAAG GAGCTATCCAGTCTTGAAGAAGCTTTtcttgctgctgctcctgctgttGCTATTGACTGCTATTGGTTATG GTGCTTGGTACTTTTACCCTTTCGGGCTTCATCCTTCTATGTTTTCTTGGGGAGCTGCAAAGTTGTCCCCTCCTGTTACCAAGAAGGTATATGAAGCTGGAGATTTCACGGCACTCTATGAG GCACAGCAGAAGGTTTTATCTCGGCTTCAGGCTCTGGAGAAGCGTTTTGAAACTCTGGAGGATTCTGCGTCAGTGCTGGAGCTCCAGAAAGGATCAGCCTCAACAGGAGCAGCTTTGCCTCAGGAGGATATCTTGGTTCTTCTGGACGGGCTAGTGAAACGACGGGAAATGGCCATGAGAGAGGATTTCCACAAAGAAACAGATCTTCACCTTCAG AATAAGTTGGATGCTTTCCAGTCCGAGGTGCAGAAAGATCTTGATAGTCTCTTACAGAAAGTCTCTGAGACTTCCCAG GATACAGAGACTCGGATAGCCCAAATGACTTCACAGTGGCAAAG ATCTACACAAGAAGGCCTGATGAGTGACTTCCAAAGGGAGATGGGTACACTGGAGGCACAGTTGGCAGGCCTGAAGAAGGAATTTGTGATCTTGGCTGCAGATGAGAAGGCCTTAGCAAAGCATGTGGAGTCTCTTCCAGGACAGATCAAGAGAGTGCAAGAGGAT GTGGAAATCCAGTTTCCCAGGTGGCTCAGCCAATTCTTGGCCCAGCCTAGGCAGGATGGAGGGGGCAGCCTGTTCCTCCAGCATGAGGAGTTCCAGGAACAGCTCCGCAACCTGGAGCACAAGATCCTTGCCAAAGTCTCCGAGAACCAGCGATTATCTGCACGGGATGTTGGGGTAGCGCTTCAAATGGAAGGAGTCACGGGAGTAACACCAGAG CAAGTGCACCACATTGTGAACCAGGCCCTGAAACGCTACAGTGAAGATCGCATTGGATTGGTTGATTATGCCCTTGAATCTGGAG GGGCCAGCGTTATCAGCACTCGGTGCTCAGAAACCTATGAGACCAAAACGGCCCTTCTGAGTCTTTTTGGGATCCCCTTGTGGTACCACTCACAGTCTCCACGGGTCATTCTGCAG CCAGACGTCTACCCTGGCAACTGCTGGGCTTTCCAAGGCTCCCAAGGTTTTGCTGTTGTCCGCCTTTCAAGCAACATCCATCCCACTGCAGTGACACTAGAACACATCCCTAGATCCCTCTCGCCCAAAGGAACCATTCCCAGTGCCCCCAAGGACTTCTCGGTCTTT